From Streptomyces yatensis, one genomic window encodes:
- the aroA gene encoding 3-phosphoshikimate 1-carboxyvinyltransferase, which yields MTGIETSPGDHTALWPAPTADGAVDATVTVPGSKSVTNRGLILAALAAEPGWLRRPLRSRDTLLMAAALRAMGVGIEETVSDGALGSGGPSGGGEAWRVIPAGLHGPATIDVGNAGTVMRFLPPVAALADGPVHFDGDPRSHERPLHGVIDALRALGARIDDDGRGTLPMTVHGGGALDGGPVRIDASSSSQFVSSLLLSAPRFNQGVEVRHIGAALPSLPHIRMTVDMLRAAGARVDTAEAGGERGVWRVAPSALLGRDLVVEPDLSNAAPFLAAALVTGGRVTIPDWPERTTQPGDELRRIFTEMGGSCELTDTGLTFTGTGRITGIDADLHEVGELTPVIAAVAALADSESVLRGIAHLRLHETDRLAALAKEINELGGDVAETEDGLLIRPRPLHGGIFHTYEDHRLATAAAVLGLAVDGVLVENVATTAKTLPDFPGLWSGMLDATTTSARRS from the coding sequence ATGACCGGCATTGAGACCTCCCCGGGCGACCACACCGCCCTCTGGCCCGCTCCGACCGCCGATGGAGCGGTGGACGCGACCGTCACCGTGCCCGGATCCAAGTCGGTTACCAACCGCGGTCTGATCCTGGCCGCGCTCGCCGCCGAACCCGGCTGGCTGCGCCGCCCGCTCCGCTCCCGCGACACCCTCCTGATGGCCGCCGCGCTGCGCGCCATGGGCGTCGGCATCGAGGAGACGGTGTCCGACGGCGCCCTCGGCTCGGGCGGCCCCTCCGGCGGCGGCGAGGCATGGCGGGTCATCCCGGCGGGGCTGCACGGCCCGGCCACCATCGACGTCGGCAACGCCGGCACCGTGATGCGCTTCCTGCCGCCGGTCGCCGCCCTGGCCGACGGCCCCGTCCACTTCGACGGCGACCCCCGCTCCCACGAGCGCCCGCTGCACGGCGTGATCGACGCGCTGCGCGCCCTAGGCGCCCGCATCGACGACGACGGCCGCGGCACGCTGCCGATGACCGTGCACGGCGGCGGGGCACTGGACGGCGGCCCGGTCCGCATCGACGCCTCGTCGTCCTCGCAGTTCGTGAGCTCGCTGCTGCTGTCCGCGCCGCGCTTCAACCAGGGTGTCGAGGTGCGCCACATCGGCGCCGCGCTGCCCTCCCTGCCGCACATCCGGATGACCGTCGACATGCTGCGCGCGGCGGGCGCGCGGGTGGACACCGCGGAGGCGGGCGGCGAGCGGGGCGTCTGGCGGGTGGCGCCGAGCGCGCTGCTCGGCCGCGACCTGGTCGTCGAGCCCGATCTGTCCAACGCGGCGCCGTTCCTGGCCGCCGCCCTGGTCACCGGCGGCCGGGTGACCATCCCGGACTGGCCGGAGCGCACCACCCAGCCCGGGGACGAACTGCGGCGCATCTTCACCGAGATGGGCGGTTCCTGCGAGCTCACCGACACCGGCCTGACCTTCACCGGAACGGGCCGGATCACCGGGATCGACGCCGATCTGCACGAGGTCGGCGAGCTCACCCCGGTGATCGCGGCGGTCGCGGCGCTGGCCGACTCCGAGTCGGTGCTGCGCGGCATCGCGCATCTGCGGCTCCATGAGACCGACCGGCTCGCCGCCCTCGCCAAGGAGATCAACGAGCTCGGCGGGGACGTCGCCGAGACCGAGGACGGACTGCTGATCCGCCCCCGGCCGCTGCACGGCGGGATCTTCCACACCTACGAGGACCACCGGCTGGCCACCGCCGCCGCCGTACTCGGCCTCGCCGTCGACGGTGTCCTGGTCGAGAACGTGGCCACCACCGCCAAGACCCTTCCCGACTTCCCCGGCCTCTGGTCCGGGATGCTCGACGCGACGACGACCTCGGCGCGGAGATCCTGA
- a CDS encoding M50 family metallopeptidase produces MDATNAADLWDRVTGAQPDPTTWLVVSTGVVALAVVVFRTAWRIARNAVTIAHEGGHALVALLSGRRLDGIRLHSDTSGLTVSRGKPTGLGMILTAASGYTAPSLLGLGGAWLLAANHITLLLWGTTALLVAMLVMIRNAYGVLTVVISGAAFFLVSWLTGPDVQAGFAYAVVWFLLLGGVRPPFELQRKRRHGGAYDSDPDQLARLTGIPAGAWLLLFHVVSLCSLLAGGRWLLGL; encoded by the coding sequence ATGGACGCAACGAACGCCGCCGATCTGTGGGACCGAGTGACCGGCGCCCAGCCCGACCCCACCACCTGGCTGGTCGTCTCCACCGGTGTGGTCGCGCTCGCGGTCGTCGTCTTCCGTACCGCCTGGCGAATAGCCCGTAACGCCGTCACGATCGCCCACGAGGGCGGGCACGCCCTGGTGGCCCTGCTCAGCGGGCGGCGGCTGGACGGCATACGGCTGCACTCGGACACCTCGGGGCTGACCGTCTCCCGCGGCAAGCCCACGGGCCTTGGCATGATCCTCACGGCGGCGTCCGGCTACACCGCCCCCTCCCTGCTGGGCCTCGGCGGCGCCTGGCTGCTGGCGGCGAACCACATCACGTTGCTGCTGTGGGGGACGACGGCGCTGCTCGTCGCGATGCTGGTGATGATCCGCAACGCGTATGGCGTCCTTACGGTCGTCATCAGCGGGGCCGCCTTCTTCCTCGTCTCCTGGCTGACCGGGCCGGACGTCCAGGCGGGGTTCGCGTACGCCGTGGTCTGGTTCCTCCTCCTGGGGGGTGTGCGTCCGCCCTTCGAGCTCCAGCGCAAGCGCCGGCACGGGGGCGCGTACGACTCCGACCCCGACCAACTGGCCCGGCTGACGGGCATTCCGGCCGGCGCCTGGCTGCTGCTCTTCCACGTGGTCTCGCTGTGTTCGCTGCTCGCCGGCGGCCGCTGGCTGCTGGGGCTGTGA